ATGGCTTGTCCGCCATTACGGTTACACGGGCGTGAATATCGACCTGGAGGGGATTCCTGCGGGTGACCGGTGGGCCTTTAACGCCTTCCTGCGGGAGCTGGACAAAAAGATCAGCCCTTACGGGCTGCTGACCGTGTCCGTCCCGGCGAAGACCTGGGACGATCCCGGGAACGCCTGGTCCGGGGCCTACGACTACCAGACCATCGGCCGGACCGCCGACCTCGTAATGATAATGTCCTACGATGAACACTGGATAGGGGGCGCCCCGGGCCCTATCGCTTCCCTGCCCTGGGTGCGGAAGGTGGTGGACTATGCCGTCCGGACCATTCCCCGGGACCGGTTGTTACTGGGCATAGCAACCTACGGCTACGACTGGTCAAGCCGGGGGAGCCGGATCCTTTCCTGGAGGGAGGCCCGGGACCTCGTGGCGCGTTACGGGTGGCAGCGCGTGGTCTGGGACGACCATGCGGCCTGCCCCCGCCTGGTTTACTGGGACAGGAACGGCATACGGCATGAGGTCTGGTTCGAAAATGAATACAGCCTGCGTTTCAAGCTGGACCTGGTCCATGCCTACGGCCTGCGCGGCATCGCGGTCTGGCGCCTGGGGTTTGAGGACGCCCGTTTTTGGCAGGTTGTGGGGGAAAAGCTGTAAGACAATGGTGGCGGTACGGTAGGGGCCGGGGTTATAATGGAGAAAACCCTGCCTCCGGAGTGACCGATGAAGCGACTGATCCTCAGCTGCACCATTGCTCTTCTTTACCTGGCGATGCCGGCGGTTCCGGTACCGGCCCAAGCTGCTCCGGCGATAACCGGGGAAGCCGCCGTTCTGATGGACCTGGATACGGGGCAGGTCCTCTACACCAAAAACGCCGACCGCCGG
The sequence above is a segment of the Thermoanaerobacterales bacterium genome. Coding sequences within it:
- a CDS encoding glycosyl hydrolase family 18 protein codes for the protein MRYWRLRGVTGVLLIILLLVSQPTWGAASSDRLVLGYYAENYPGDRHALSSIWNYSRHMWGIATFTYLLERDGSLTGQVPVTAVRQARQNHLRTFLLIHNYRQGFDTRAAHSVLTNQYRRSKLVNSIVWLVRHYGYTGVNIDLEGIPAGDRWAFNAFLRELDKKISPYGLLTVSVPAKTWDDPGNAWSGAYDYQTIGRTADLVMIMSYDEHWIGGAPGPIASLPWVRKVVDYAVRTIPRDRLLLGIATYGYDWSSRGSRILSWREARDLVARYGWQRVVWDDHAACPRLVYWDRNGIRHEVWFENEYSLRFKLDLVHAYGLRGIAVWRLGFEDARFWQVVGEKL